From the Lepus europaeus isolate LE1 chromosome 14, mLepTim1.pri, whole genome shotgun sequence genome, the window GGAGTCGTCCCCATCCTGGACAGCAAAGTGGGCACAGGTGAGAGCCACAGCCTGTGCCTCAAGAGCAGAGGTGCGGCTCAGGCcagggcgccccctcccccagccctgcacgaTGCCAGGTGTGTGGCTCCTGCTGGCCTCAGTTTCCAGGCGCCCAGGGAAGGAGGGTGCACTGCCTGCCATCAGCTCCCCGGCGGCTTTagggtgccagccccacccccgcagCCAGTTCCAGAACCCaatctgctctctgcctccccaggtcccAGGGCCCTCGGCCACCAGGCTCCGGTCTGGCCACTCCCCGCCAGGGTGAGTACCTGCTTCTCCCGGTGGTAGAGGGAGGCCAGGGTGTAGGGCAGGATCTGCAGGGCTGAGAAGGTGAAGCCGGTGAGGGCGGCAGAGGCTGTCACCACAGCCACGCTGTGGGACAGGCACGTGGCGATGGCAGCCAATGGGAAGGCCACCACGCTGGCCAGGTAGACTGCTCGGGTGCCGAATCGCTGCACCAGCCGGTCCATGACcagggagaagagaagggagatgGCACACTGCAGGaacagccccaggctgcccatccgtacacctgcatgggaggggggaaaagcggtgggatgggggcagggtgGCGACAGCATGGGGGGGGGCGGTAGGATGGGGGCAGGGCAGTGACAGCATGGGGGGTGGGATGGGGCGGGGCAGCAACAGCATTGGGGGGAGGCGGCGGGATGGGGGCAGAGGGATGGGGGCAGAGCAGCGACAGcatgggggggagagagggggtgaAATGGGGCGGGGCAGTGACAGCATGGGCGGGGGCTGGGAATCAGGGGCCCAGGACCTGCAGCCCCCTCCACGCCCCAATTGTAGCAGGGACGGAGGGGCAGTGGATGTCCTAGGGGTTTCCCGGGAGCCTCAGCCTTGGGACAGGAGGGTGGCAGCAGCACCAGACAGTTCTAGAAGGCTGAGGTGGGAGGTGCTAGTGCGGGAGCCAGCACGGAAGCAGAGGCCACAcggaagctggggccaggcggccccacagccctgcccagccgTTCCTTGTCAACTGGGGCGAGGATTCCAATCAATAAAACTCAGAgccagcagaggagccagggacaCAGCTCCGCCCAGCTCTGCTTTCCTGCCCTGGGCCGTGcaatccccaccccccaccccccgctgccGGCCTCGGCGCCCAGCCAGGCCTCACCTTCATCATAGTGCCTGCGGGCCTCGGTgcccggctcagccctgggcacacCCTGGTACAGCCCCTCTCCCACGAAGTCCGTGTAGAACAGCGTGAAGGTCATGAGGGCCATCCAGCTGCACAGCTCGGCCACAAAGAGCCGGCGCAGGGTCCGAGGCATGCGGCAGCAGAGCTGGTGCAGCCGGGGGAACAGGGCGCCCAGGTTCCGCAGGGCCAGGCGGGCCCGGCACGGGCAGCAGCGGGGCGCGGAGGTGGTCGCTGGCCCTTCCACGGGCTCGGCAGGGCCCAGCGCCGCCTCCTCCACCACCAGCAGAGTGGCTGCCATGCAGGAGAGGAAAATGAGAGCGAGCAGGCCAAAGAGACACTCCTCCTGGGTGCCCAGGTAGGGGGCCAGGGCACTGGTGTCCCAGTCCACGGCAGGCAGGAGGTAGCCCAGGCAGCCGCCAAGGCTGATCATGAAGGCGTAGACGGAGAAGGCCTGGCGACAGTGGTCCGGGTCCCGGAAGAGGTCGGAGAGCAGGGCCTCCAGCGGGGTGAAGCACACCTGGCCACAGAAGTCCAGCAGCCCCACGCCCAGGATGAGCAGCGCCAGCTCCAGGGGCCTGGTGTTCGGGCACAGAAGCCccgccagccagccagccctcGGGATGAGGAACAGGCTCAGCAGGACGCCCAGGGACAGGGCCCAGATGAACGGCCGCCGGCGGCCATAGCGCCCGCGCCACTGGTCACTGGCTGAGCCTAGGAGTGGGACGGAGaccaggcccagcactggcccgaTGCCTGCAAGAAGCACAAGGAGATGAGACCATGGTAGGG encodes:
- the SLC45A3 gene encoding solute carrier family 45 member 3; this translates as MVQRLWVGRLLRHRKAQLLLINLLTFGLEVCLAAGITYVPPLLLEVGVEEKFMTMVLGIGPVLGLVSVPLLGSASDQWRGRYGRRRPFIWALSLGVLLSLFLIPRAGWLAGLLCPNTRPLELALLILGVGLLDFCGQVCFTPLEALLSDLFRDPDHCRQAFSVYAFMISLGGCLGYLLPAVDWDTSALAPYLGTQEECLFGLLALIFLSCMAATLLVVEEAALGPAEPVEGPATTSAPRCCPCRARLALRNLGALFPRLHQLCCRMPRTLRRLFVAELCSWMALMTFTLFYTDFVGEGLYQGVPRAEPGTEARRHYDEGVRMGSLGLFLQCAISLLFSLVMDRLVQRFGTRAVYLASVVAFPLAAIATCLSHSVAVVTASAALTGFTFSALQILPYTLASLYHREKQVFLPRYRGDAAGSGSPEDGLTASFLPGPKAATPFPNGHVGAAGSSLLPSAPTLCGTSTCDVSMRVVVAEPAEARVVPGRGICLDLAILDSAFLLSQVAPSLLMGSIVQLSQSVTAYMVSAAGLGLVAIYFATQVVFDKSDLAKYSV